A single window of Jaculus jaculus isolate mJacJac1 chromosome 14, mJacJac1.mat.Y.cur, whole genome shotgun sequence DNA harbors:
- the Znf444 gene encoding zinc finger protein 444 has protein sequence MEAPAAPQPVKQETLTVEALTLDSPWHRFRHFHLGDAAGPREALGLLRALCRDWLQPEVHTKEQMLELLVLEQFLSALPADTQAWVCSRRPQSGEEAVALLEELWGPATSLDRSSAVRAPRDVIEGSRVSVGKEDSDMIPLGAAAPGAEVPATTGASGAAAAARPYKQEPGSPPLAPVLPVFLATPGSSTVSCPECGKTPLKPAHLLRHRQSHTGEKPHACPECGKAFRRKEHLRRHRGTHPGGPGPALRPLPAREKPHACCECGKTFYWREHLVRHRKTHSGARPFACWQCGKGFGRREHVLRHQRIHGRAAAGAQGTPAPGPEGGGGGGGGAFPPWALG, from the exons ATGGAGGCCCCGGCGGCGCCCCAGCCCGtgaagcaggagaccctgacgGTGGAGGCGCTGACGCTGGACTCGCCGTGGCACCGCTTCCGCCACTTCCACCTGGGTGACGCGGCGGGGCCGCGCGAGGCGCTGGGGCTGCTCCGCGCCCTGTGCCGGGACTGGCTGCAGCCCGAGGTGCACACCAAGGAGCAGATGCTggagctgctggtgctggagcagTTCCTGAGCGCGCTGCCCGCCGACACCCAGGCCTGGGTGTGCAGCCGCCGGCCCCAGAGCGGCGAGGAGGCCGTGGCCCTGCTGGAGGAGCTCTGG GGTCCAGCGACCTCCCTGGATCGGTCATCAGCAGTGAGGGCACCTCGGGACGTGATAGAAGGCTCCAGGGTCAGCGTTGGGAAGGAAGACAGTGACATGATTCCTTTAG GAGCCGCGGCCCCCGGGGCGGAGGTGCCCGCGACGACAGGTGCATccggagccgccgccgccgcgcgcccCTACAAGCAGGAGCCCGGCAGCCCCCCGCTGGCCCCCGTCCTCCCGGTGTTCCTGGCAACCCCGGGCAGCAGCACCGTGTCCTGCCCCGAGTGCGGCAAGACGCCCTTGAAGCCCGCGCACCTGCTGCGCCACCGGCAGAGCCACACGGGCGAGAAGCCGCACGCGTGCCCGGAGTGCGGCAAGGCCTTCCGGCGCAAGGAGCACCTGCGGCGGCACCGCGGCACGCACCCCGGCGGCCCCGGGCCCGCGCTGCGCCCGCTGCCCGCCCGCGAGAAGCCGCACGCGTGCTGCGAGTGCGGCAAGACCTTCTACTGGCGCGAGCACCTCGTGCGCCACCGCAAGACGCACTCGGGCGCGCGGCCCTTCGCCTGCTGGCAGTGCGGCAAGGGCTTCGGGCGCCGCGAGCACGTCCTGCGCCACCAGCGCATCCACGGCCGGGCGGCGGCCGGCGCGCAGGGGACCCCGGCGCCGGGCCCcgagggcgggggcgggggaggaggaggcGCCTTCCCGCCCTGGGCCCTGGGGTAG